In Clarias gariepinus isolate MV-2021 ecotype Netherlands chromosome 1, CGAR_prim_01v2, whole genome shotgun sequence, one DNA window encodes the following:
- the polr2d gene encoding DNA-directed RNA polymerase II subunit RPB4 has product MAAAGATSVGDIEEDASQLSFPKEFENAETLLNSEVHMLLEHRKQQNESAEDEQELSEVFMKTLNYTARFSRFKNRETIASVRSLLQQKKLHKFELASLANLCPEAAEEAKALIPSLEGRFEDEELQQILDDIQTKRSFQY; this is encoded by the exons ATGGCGGCTGCTGGAGCAACGAGCGTGGGAGATATCGAAGAGGACGCGTCGCAGCTGTCCTTCCCCAAAG AGTTTGAAAACGCGGAGACTCTCCTGAACTCAGAGGTACACATGCTCCTGGAGCACCGGAAGCAGCAGAACGAGAGCGCTGAAGATGAGCAGGAGCTCTCCGAGGTCTTCATGAAGACGCTGAACTACACGGCCCGCTTCAGCCGCTTTAAGAACCGGGAGACCATCGCCAGCGTGCGCAG TTTACTCCAGCAGAAGAAACTACATAAATTCGAGCTAGCGAGTTTGGCCAATCTGTGTCCTGAAGCTGCAGAAGAAGCGAAAGCACTCATTCCTAG CTTGGAAGGTCGATTCGAGGACGAAGAGCTGCAGCAGATTCTGGATGATATTCAGACCAAAAGAAGTTTTCAGTATTGA
- the abcf3 gene encoding ATP-binding cassette sub-family F member 3, translated as MATYVDILKNEFPEIDTEVFDYITGVLDSGGSDFEDGEEVFDAIGGVLQEVAAEKNEDDVRDICLQLFNTLKISTNCNSNQRQVLLDAPVQLSQISAESESSVSDVQGIWMVKRAQGTTVDAKKLEKAEAKLRAKHERRNEKDAQKPTNPLVLEEASASQASSKKESRVDMSGKNRSYDIRIENFDVSFGERSLLQGAELCLASGRRYGLIGRNGLGKTTLLKMLASRSLRVPAHISILHVEQEVDGDDTAALQSVLESDTVREELLTEERSLNAHIANGTAEGTESLRLSEIYAKLEEIEADKAPARASVILAGLGFSPKMQQQPTKEFSGGWRMRLALARALFARPDLLLLDEPTNMLDVRAILWLENYLQTWQSTILVVSHDRNFLNAVVTDIIHLHSQRLDSYRGDYENFIKTKEDRLKNQQREYEAQLQYREHIQVFIDRFRYNANRAAQVQSKLKLLEKLPELKPIEKESDVSLRFPDNFEKLSPPILQLDEVEFHYSAQQRLFTGLCVSADLESRICIVGENGAGKSTLLKLLMGELTPVSGTRHAHRNLKIGYFSQHHVDQLDLNVCSVELLLSKFPGRTEEDYRRQLGRYGISGELATRPVASLSGGQKSRVAFAQMTMPCPNFYVLDEPTNHLDMETIEALAKSLNVFKGGVVLVSHDERLIRIVCKELWVCEGGRVQRIDGGFDEYKNILQEQFRKEGYL; from the exons ATGGCGACGTACGTGGACATTCTGAAAAACGAGTTTCCCGAAATCGACACTGAAGTATTTGATTATATCACCG GAGTGCTGGACAGCGGAGGTTCGGATTTTGAGGACGGAGAGGAAGTGTTCGACGCCATCGGTGGGGTTCTGCAGGAGGTCGCAGCCGAGAAGAACGAAGACGACGTCCGAGACATCTGTCTGCAGCTGTTTAACACGCTGAAGAT TAGCACTAACTGTAACTCTAACCAGAGGCAGGTTCTGCTCGACGCTCCTGTGCAGCTTTCGCAGATCTCCGCAGAGTCAG AGTCGTCTGTTAGTGATGTGCAGGGCATTTGGATGGTGAAGAGGGCCCAGGGCACG ACTGTGGATGCGAAGAAGTTAGAAAAAGCCGAGGCCAAGCTGAGAGCTAAGCACGAGCGGAGGAATGAAAAAGACGCACAGAAACCCACGAACCCGCT GGTCCTGGAGGAGGCGTCGGCCAGCCAGGCTAGCAGTAAGAAGGAGAGCCGCGTGGACATGTCGGGGAAGAACCGCAGCTACGACATCCGGATCGAGAACTTCGACGTGTCGTTCGGAGAGAG GTCTCTGCTGCAGGGGGCCGAGCTGTGTTTGGCGAGCGGTCGCAGGTACGGCCTAATCGGGAGAAACGGTCTGGGCAAGACCACGCTGCTGAAGATGCTGGCGAGCCGCAGTCTGCGCGTCCCGGCGCACATCTCCATCCTGCACGTGGAGCAGGAGGTGGACGGGGACGATACGGCCGCGCTGCAGAGCGTGCTGGAGAGCGACACGGTCCGAGAGGAACTGCTCACCGAGGAGCGCTCGCTCAACGCACACATCGCCAACGGAAC AGCGGAGGGGACTGAAAGCCTGCGTCTGTCCGAGATCTACGCTAAACTGGAGGAAATCGAGGCAGACAAGGCACCAGCCAG AGCTTCAGTGATCCTGGCAGGTTTAGGATTTTCCCCTAAAATGCAACAGCAACCAACCAA AGAGTTTTCTGGTGGTTGGAGGATGAGATTAGCGTTAGCACGAGCTCTGTTTGCAAG GCCTGATCTTTTGTTACTTGATG AGCCCACCAACATGTTGGACGTCCGAGCCATTCTGTGGTTAGAGAATTATTTACAG ACGTGGCAGTCAACCATCCTCGTGGTGTCTCACGATCGGAACTTCCTGAACGCCGTAGTAACCGACATCATCCACCTGCACTCCCAGCGTCTGGACAGTTACCGTGGCGATTATGAGAACTTTATCAAAACGAAAGAGGACCGACTGAAGAACCAACAACGGGAGTACGAGGCTCAGCTACAGTACAGAGAACacatacag GTGTTTATAGACAGGTTCAGGTACAACGCTAACAGAGCCGCGCAGGTCCAGAGCAAGCTGAAGCTTTTAGAGAAACT CCCCGAGCTTAAACCCATAGAAAAGGAATCTGACGTCAGTTTACG GTTTCCGGATAACTTTGAGAAGCTTTCTCCTCCCATCCTGCAGTTAGACGAGGTGGAGTTTCACTACTCGGCCCAGCAGCGGCTGTTCACTGGCCTCTGCGTCTCCGCCGATCTCGAATCGCGGATCTGCATC GTAGGTGAAAATGGAGCGGGAAAGTCCACGTTATTGAAGCTGCTCATGGGCGAGCTGACACCCGTAAGCGGCACCAGACACGCCCACAG AAACCTAAAGATTGGGTATTTCAGTCAGCACCATGTAGACCAGCTGGACCTCAACGTGTGTTCAGTGGAGCTGCTGCTCAGCAAGTTTCCCG GTCGGACCGAGGAGGACTACAGGCGTCAGCTGGGGAGGTACGGGATCAGTGGCGAGTTGGCGACGCGACCCGTGGCCAGTCTTTCTGGAGGACAGAAGAGCCGTGTCGCTTTCGCTCAGATGACCATGCCTTG TCCCAACTTCTATGTCCTTGACGAGCCGACCAATCACCTGGACATGGAGACCATCGAAGCTCTTGCAAAGTCATTAAATGTATTCAAG GGTGGCGTGGTGTTGGTCTCGCACGACGAGCGCCTCATCCGGATAGTGTGTAAGGAGCTGTGGGTGTGTGAAGGGGGTCGAGTGCAGCGCATCGACGGCGGCTTCGATGAGTACAAGAACATCCTGCAGGAGCAGTTTCGGAAAGAAGGCTACCTGTGA